The following coding sequences lie in one Miscanthus floridulus cultivar M001 chromosome 9, ASM1932011v1, whole genome shotgun sequence genomic window:
- the LOC136479721 gene encoding disease resistance protein RGA5-like, which produces MNRIDSKYSASKQLPQDIEKLQHLETLDVRWQCLEKLPASIIRLQKLVRLHVDRSVRLPDGIRNLQALEELSRIDLGIQSVKFIQGLGNLTNLRILEIDWPYFTEFRDMEGHKKACISLLSKLFTRLRELRVWGSDADATRPFMSSCVPTSPPLRKLVLNTRDLNCMGPQISSLVNLTRLRVFIRGEAGKEGINILASLPMLLSLTVGLSNDKDGDSGIVYPRNAINPQGFQHLLKFHFRCNWCDAALEFEPGAMAKLERLKLHLMARCQFKWEGGLVLGLQNLAGLKHLAININCDAAVADEVEALENDIRDAAGIHPNSPMLQVRRLDQGHV; this is translated from the coding sequence ATGAACAGGATAGACAGCAAATATTCGGCCAGCAAGCAGCTtccacaagatatagaaaagttgCAACATCTGGAGACACTAGATGTGAGATGGCAATGTCTTGAAAAGCTACCAGCAAGTATTATCCGGTTGCAGAAGCTAGTGCGTCTTCATGTCGATCGGTCGGTGCGCCTACCTGATGGAATCAGAAATCTGCAGGCATTGGAAGAGCTATCAAGGATCGATTTGGGTATTCAATCTGTAAAGTTTATCCAAGGACTCGGTAATCTGACCAATCTGAGAATACTTGAAATTGATTGGCCATACTTTACTGAATTTCGTGATATGGAGGGCCACAAGAAAGCATGTATCTCATTGCTCTCCAAGCTGTTCACGCGTCTGCGAGAACTGCGCGTGTGGGGGAGTGATGCTGATGCCACACGTCCATTCATGTCTTCGTGTGTCCCTACTTCACCACCACTTCGAAAGCTTGTTCTTAATACACGTGACTTAAATTGCATGGGCCCTCAAATCAGCTCACTAGTCAACCTGACCCGCCTCCGCGTTTTTATCCGTGGTGAAGCAGGCAAGGAAGGAATAAATATCCTAGCAAGTTTACCCATGCTGCTCTCTCTTACTGTTGGCTTATCCAATGACAAAGATGGAGATTCAGGCATCGTCTACCCAAGGAACGCAATCAACCCACAAGGATTTCAGCATTTGCTCAAGTTTCATTTCCGCTGTAATTGGTGTGACGCGGCATTGGAGTTTGAGCCGGGAGCCATGGCAAAGCTCGAAAGGCTCAAACTGCACCTGATGGCACGGTGCCAGTTCAAGTGGGAAGGTGGCCTCGTCCTTGGGTTGCAGAACCTGGCAGGGCTCAAACATCTGGCTATAAATATTAACTGCGACGCTGCTGTTGCTGACGAGGTGGAGGCTTTGGAGAATGACATCAGGGACGCAGCAGGCATCCATCCCAATAGTCCCATGCTCCAGGTAAGAAGACTTGAtcaaggccatgtttag
- the LOC136481816 gene encoding disease resistance protein RGA5-like: protein MAEVMANAATSVMGSVIGKLADMLTDKYNLARDVKQGIRSLQDELRTMEAMLLRLEDKDDDQIDPLAKDWRSKVRELSYDIEDCIDRFVLNHSHGDGGSTANFVHKAIQMVKTLFKDRGIAEEIRRLKRLVSEQSERGKRYYDINQCLLASPTQPVPLDLRAPALFQEARDLVGIDAPREEIISLLRCEDKEHKVVSIYGIGGQGKTTLAMEVYNKITEAAFDSRAFVSVSQTPDMKKLLRDILSQISKSHFDQSQMLETVEQLIRTVKECLKDKRYFILIDDIWNVWAWELVRSALPRNDNGSRIITTTRIEAVAKSCCTGIAAQMYQAKPLSHEDSQRLFFKRLFLSSDDCHPDLRKVSDDILKKCCGLPLAIISIAGLLANRSKAVEVWVNVLRSIAAAVDKDSPIDKMKRILLLSYVDLPHHLKSCLLYLSVFPEDYPIDCRQLILLWVAEGLIPGQDRESMEQLGRSYLNELINRSLVQPTKVVGHGATVKQCRVHDVILEFIVSKAVEDNFVTIWNGNGFSKNYSSNKIRRLSIQKDISSRAEEIAKTIRNGAQIRSINIFGSNSVLLNKHATEFLNSQVLRVLNIEVQYSECPLGHVKSLGQLKYLRLLTKHSVIKLPEDIEKLQRLETLDVRWARLENLPTCIIQLHKLVRLFVHASVRLPDGIGSLQALEELSLINLGIQSVKFIQGLGDLTNLKLLQIDWPCSTELRDMKDHKEASISTLSKLFTRLRELCVWGSDPDATCSFMASCVPTPPPLQMLLLDTHNLNRVGPQISSLVNLSRLSIRVHGEAGKEGINILASLPMLLSLTVSLSDDQDGDSGILYARHAISSQGFQRLVKVNLRCWREAALEFEPGAMPKLQRLKLELQARCQFKFGEGGLVLGLQNLGLGLKHVAVEVACGAAVADEVEALEDDIRGAAAVHPNRPILQIQRIHQDCMAQGCSRQASIQPCHT, encoded by the exons ATGGCCGAAGTGATGGCGAACGCCGCCACGAGCGTGATGGGATCCGTCATCGGCAAGCTGGCCGACATGCTCACCGACAAGTACAACCTCGCCAGAGACGTCAAGCAAGGGATCCGGTCCCTCCAAGACGAGCTGCGCACCATGGAAGCCATGCTGCTGAGGctcgaagacaaggacgacgacCAGATCGATCCACTCGCCAAAGACTGGAGGAGCAAGGTGCGTGAGCTGTCCTACGATATTGAGGATTGCATCGACCGTTTTGTGCTCAATCACAGCCATGGAGATGGAGGTTCCACGGCCAACTTTGTGCACAAGGCCATTCAAATGGTGAAAACGTTGTTCAAGGACAGAGGAATAGCAGAGGAGATCCGACGACTTAAGAGGCTCGTGAGCGAGCAGAGCGAGCGGGGGAAACGCTACTACGACATCAATCAGTGTCTCCTTGCCTCCCCAACTCAGCCAGTGCCATTGGATCTTCGAGCACCTGCACTCTTTCAGGAGGCCAGGGATCTTGTTGGAATCGATGCTCCTCGTGAGGAGATCATCAGCTTATTGAGATGTGAagacaaggagcacaaggtggtgTCCATCTATGGGATAGGTGGACAGGGGAAGACCACTCTCGCCATGGAGGTGTACAACAAAATCACTGAAGCTGCTTTTGATAGCCGGGCTTTTGTGTCTGTATCACAAACTCCAGATATGAAGAAACTTCTTAGAGATATATTGTCTCAAATAAGCAAGAGCCATTTTGACCAGTCACAGATGTTAGAGACAGTTGAGCAGCTCATCCGCACAGTGAAAGAATGCTTAAAGGACAAGAG GTACTTCATCTTGATTGATGATATCTGGAATGTATGGGCATGGGAGCTTGTACGATCTGCCTTACCTCGCAATGACAATGGAAGCAGAATTATTACTACAACACGCATCGAAGCAGTAGCCAAATCTTGTTGTACTGGTATTGCTGCACAAATGTATCAAGCAAAGCCCCTTAGTCATGAGGACTCCCAAAGATTATTCTTTAAGAGGCTATTTTTGTCCAGTGATGATTGCCACCCAGATTTGAGGAAAGTATCCGATGATATTTTAAAGAAATGTTGCGGCTTACCACTAGCCATAATCAGTATAGCTGGTTTACTAGCAAATAGAAGCAAAGCAGTGGAAGTCTGGGTCAATGTATTGAGGTCTATTGCTGCTGCAGTTGACAAAGATTCTCCCATTGATAAGATGAAAAGAATTCTGCTGCTGAGTTATGTTGACCTTCCTCACCATCTAAAGAGCTGTTTGTTATATCTGAGTGTGTTTCCAGAGGATTATCCCATTGATTGCCGACAGTTGATATTGCTATGGGTAGCCGAAGGACTGATTCCTGGACAGGACAGGGAAAGTATGGAGCAGCTAGGGAGAAGTTACTTGAATGAGCTCATCAATAGAAGTTTGGTGCAGCCAACCAAGGTTGTGGGACACGGCGCAACAGTGAAACAGTGCAGAGTTCATGATGTCATACTTGAGTTTATTGTATCAAAGGCCGTGGAGGACAACTTTGTTACTATATGGAATGGTAATGGTTTTTCTAAAAATTATTCTTCGAACAAGATTCGCCGTCTATCCATCCAAAAAGACATTTCTTCCCGGGCGGAAGAGATTGCCAAGACAATAAGAAATGGAGCTCAGATCCGATCCATCAATATCTTTGGCTCAAATTCAGTTCTGCTTAATAAGCATGCCACAGAGTTCTTAAACAGCCAAGTCTTGCGAGTGCTGAATATTGAAGTTCAATATTCTGAATGCCCTCTTGGACATGTCAAAAGTTTAGGTCAGTTGAAGTACTTGAGGTTACTCACCAAACATTCGGTCATCAAGCTTCCAGAAGATATAGAAAAGCTACAACGTCTAGAGACACTAGATGTGAGATGGGCCAGGCTTGAAAACCTACCAACATGTATTATCCAGTTGCATAAGTTGGTGCGCCTTTTTGTCCATGCGTCGGTGCGCCTACCCGATGGAATCGGAAGTCTCCAGGCGTTGGAAGAGCTATCATTGATCAATTTGGGCATTCAATCTGTAAAGTTTATCCAAGGACTCGGTGATCTGACCAATCTAAAATTACTTCAAATTGATTGGCCATGCTCTACTGAATTACGTGATATGAAGGATCACAAGGAAGCATCTATCTCAACGCTCTCCAAGCTGTTCACGCGCCTGCGAGAACTGTGCGTGTGGGGGAGTGATCCTGATGCCACATGTTCATTCATGGCTTCGTGTGTCCCTACTCCACCACCGCTTCAAATGCTTCTTCTTGATACACATAACTTAAATAGGGTGGGCCCTCAAATTAGCTCACTAGTCAACCTGTCTCGCCTCTCCATTCGTGTCCATGGTGAAGCAGGCAAGGAAGGAATAAATATCCTAGCAAGTTTACCCATGCTGCTCTCTCTTACTGTTAGCTTATCCGATGACCAAGATGGAGATTCAGGCATCCTTTACGCAAGGCATGCAATCAGCAGCCAAGGATTCCAGCGTTTGGTCAAGGTTAATTTGCGCTGTTGGCGCGAGGCGGCATTGGAGTTTGAGCCGGGAGCCATGCCAAAGCTCCAAAGGCTCAAGCTGGAACTGCAGGCACGGTGCCAGTTCAAGTTTGGGGAAGGTGGCCTCGTCCTTGGGCTGCAGAATCTGGGACTAGGCCTCAAACATGTGGCTGTCGAGGTTGCCTGCGGCGCTGCTGTTGCTGACGAGGTGGAGGCTTTGGAGGATGACATCAGGGGCGCAGCAGCAGTCCATCCTAACCGTCCCATACTCCAGATCCAAAGAATTCATCAAGATTGCATGGCTCAGGGGTGCAGCAGGCAGGCGTCCATACAACCATGCCATACATGA